The sequence CTGGCCGAGCAGTTCCAGGTACGCTCTGGCGGCGATGCGCGCATCGCGCTGGGCGAGGGTCGCGGGGGTCAGCTGGACATGACCGAGCAGCTCGGCGGCGCTGACTCCTGCCTGGCCAACATGCTCCACCAGGCCCTGCAGATAGGCGACCGAGACCGAGCCGGCAAAGGATGCGGCGTTGTCCATGGGTTCTCCTTTTTCAAGCCGCCAATGCTAGCCCCGCAGAGGCCCGCAAGCCACGCCGGACGGGAATTCCGGCGCATAGGCAAGGCGCCGGGGGGTCGGTATACTCCGGAACAATTCACGTTTTCTGCAAGGACTCCGTCATGAAGCGACTCCACGCCCCATTCGTCGCCCTGCTCGCCGTTGCCTGTCTGCTGGCCGGCTGTGGCCAGAAAGGCCCGCTTTACATGCCTGACGACGAGAAAGCAGCGAAAGAACACCAGAAAGACGTCTACATCCACTGACCGGGGGAGCCGCCATGGAGGCTTTCTCTTACCGCGACGGGGAGCTGTTCGCGGAAGGCGTCGCGCTGTCCGATATCGCCGCTCGCTTCGGCACGCCCACCTACGTCTATTCCCGCGCCGCCATCGAAGCTGGCTACAACGCCTATGCCGATGCCCTGGCCGGTACGCCGAGCATGGTTTGCTATGCGGTCAAGGCCAACTCCAACCTCGGCGT is a genomic window of Pseudomonas resinovorans NBRC 106553 containing:
- a CDS encoding lipoprotein, which encodes MKRLHAPFVALLAVACLLAGCGQKGPLYMPDDEKAAKEHQKDVYIH